The Nitrospirota bacterium region TCGCACACGTTTTTCATTGCCTTAAAACGGCACCATGTGGTTCAAGATCGTTTTGTGATTCCGCCCGGAGACTGGGTCACGCCTGAACCAGACATCGCCATCCGGGAACTCAGTCCGGAATTCCCGGCGTATGTCGGGAAGTTGGCAATCGACATTGAGGCAGCCCCTATTCGCCCCCTTTCAGAAGTTGCGTTTGCAATCGCAGTTGGCTTCCCAGACCGACTAAAAACACAAAGTCCCACACCGCTCGGTTATCAGTTGGCCATGCCCTGCGTTCACGCTGCCGCAGACAACCATTCAGGCTTCGGTCCGTCCTTTACACTCTATAGCGAACTGCAAGAAACGCCGGCTATTCGAAATCTGAGCGGCATGAGCGGAGGTCCCATTTATTGGAGCAACGACACCAGCTACGGATTGCTTGGAATCACCTATGAATCATCACCGCTGGACGGATCGCTTGCGGGTACAGCCGCGGTGCATATCAAGGGCCACCTCGCTGATCGTGCCACTATTGAGCGTTGGGTGTCTCACGTGCCGCACCTATATGCGCTCTAACAACAGGTTCCAGCCGACGGGCTTGCCGGAGCAAAGCGGAGGCGAGACCGTGGCTAAGCCTGAGCGTTAGGCACAACAAACATATGCCGCACAAAGAGCGCATCCTGACCAAAGGAAACATTGATGACCTCCTCCGGGAGTATGTCGCTTCCGTTGAAGAGGTCGGTGCATCTGTTCAGGGTATCAAAGGGCGGGCTCTGCTCGAATCTTTGAAGCGCGAGAAGGTTAACGTCGGCCCATATCCAGATGTAACGTTGTTTGAGGCCGCGAACCGAATAATGACGGATCTAGTCATTTATAACGGCGTCAAATGGCTTCTGGATAATGATGTCTTTCCGTTTAAGTCATACCACGTCGAGTTCGGAAATGAAGATTCGAATGGTTTCGACCTTAGGGCGAAAAGTGATAGCGCCAGTCTCATAGGAGAGGCATTTAACGTTGCGCGGTCATTCTTCCAAGGTAAGAAATCGTCAATGTTAAAGAAACTTCGAAAAAATGGAGAGAAGGCCGATTACCGAATAATCATGGTAAACCATGATGCCGTGGCAGATGGGTATTCGCCAAACGTAGAACCTGGCGTGTACTACGTTTTCGTCAATGTAGGCACAGCGTCAGCGGCAGTTGTGCCTAACAACGGGTTCCAGGGGACGTCGTCGCTGACGCGCCGCTGCCCCTAACCCGAGCGTTCGGCGGGTTTCGGTCATGCCGCCAAGAGCTTAGCGTTACCCCAAGGGCCAACGCTGCTTACAGGTGGGTCGCTTGATGGTGAGTGTAATGACAAACAGATCTGACTTTGAACAGATGCTTGAGATTGCTCTTGAGGAGGCGCGGAGCGGCCTCTCGGAAGGCGGCATTCCCATCGGGGCCGCCCTGTTTCGACGCGACGGGACGCTGCTCGGGCGTGGGCACAATCGGCGAGTCCAGGAGAACGATCCCTCCGTGCACGCCGAGACGGACGCCTTTCGCAAGGCCGGGCGTCAGCGGAGCTACAAAGACACTATCATGGTGACGACTCTGGCTCCCTGCTGGTATTGCAGCGGCCTCGTCGTTCAGTTCGGCATTGGCGCAGTGGTCGTCGGAGAATCCCGCACCTTTGCCGGTGGGATAGACTGGCTGCGGGAACGGGGTATCGAAGTGTTTGACCTCAACTCGGACGCCTGCCGGCTGATGCTGGCGGAATTCATCACGGCGCATCCTGAGCTGTGGCACGAAGATATTGGGCAGCCTTGAGCGGTTCCGCTCTTTATGACAAGCCGAAACAGTCTTCTGCGTGACCGTTAGACCGACGCCAGCTTCTTCTTCACGTCTTCCAATTCGTCAGACAGGCTCGACCATTTGGCGGTGAGCCGTTCCAGGTCCTTTTTCCACCGGTCCTGTTCCTGGTGCAGGTCGTTCCAGCGGGCGATTTCCTTGTACAGCGCCGGGTCGGCCAGCTCCTGTTCCCGGCTCTTGAGGCGGACTTCCAGTTCAGCCACTTCCGCCTCGGCCCTGGCCACTTGCTTCTCCAGCCTGGCCTGACTCTTGGTCAGCTCACGACGTTCGCCCGACTTGCTCTTCTCCGCGACGGGAGGCGGCGCGGGGAGGGCCTTGTTACTCGCCTTGGCCTGTTTCTGCGTCGGCGAGAGGTCGGCCGTGGATTCCTTGATGGACTCCAGCTCCTGGGCCCGTTTCCACAAGTAGTACTCGTAGTCTCCATAGTAGTCCCGCGCCTTGCCCTCTTCGATCTCCACCACGCGGGTGGCGATGCGCGAGAGGAAGGTGGGGTCGTGCGAGATGAAGACGATCGTACCGGGAAAGTCGGTCATGGCGTCGGTCAGCACGTCCACCGAGGCCGGGTCGAGGTGGTTGGTCGGTTCGTCCAGCAGCAGCGTGTTGGCCGGCTCCACCAGCATCCGCGCGAGGGCCACGCGATTCCGCTCCCCGCCGCTCAGGGACTTGATCGGCTTTTTCTGGTCCTGCCCGGAAAACAGAAAGGCGCCGGCCAGGCCGCGCAGGAAGTTCGTCTCCGCCTGGGTGGAGACTTCGCTCAAGGATTCCAGGATCGTGTGTTCCGGGTTCAGGGTCTCGGCCTGATGCTGCGCGAAGTAATGGACGGTGGCGCCGTGGCCCACGGTCCTGGTGCCCTTGTCGGGCGGCAGGACTCCAGCCAGCATCTTGAGGAGCGTGCTTTTCCCCGCCCCGTTTTCCCCCACCAGCGCCACCCGCTGGCCTCGCTCCACCGAAAAATCCAGTGCGCCGTAGACGACGGTGGCGCCATAGCTCTTGGCCACCCCGCGCAAGTCGAAGACGTGCCGCCCGCTGGCGGGGGGCAGGGGGAACTTGAACCGGACCCGCTTGGCGTCCCGGCCCAGCTCGATGCGCTTGACCTTTTCCAGTTGCTTGATGCGGGACTGGACCTGGCTGGCCTTGTTGGCCTGGTAGCGGAACCGGTCCACGAACTTCTGGACCCGGGCGATTTCCTTGGACTGCCGGTTGGCCGCCGCCTCCAACTGCTCGTCGCGCGCGGCCCGCTGCTCCAGAAAACGTGTGTAATTACCCCGGTATTCCTGAATGACGTGGTCGCGCAAGTCCCAGATGTGCGTGGCGATGCGATCCAGAAAGGCCGTGTCGTGGCTGATGACAAGCAGGGTCATGCCGGAGTTCAGCAGGAACTGCTCGAACC contains the following coding sequences:
- a CDS encoding nucleoside deaminase, which produces MTNRSDFEQMLEIALEEARSGLSEGGIPIGAALFRRDGTLLGRGHNRRVQENDPSVHAETDAFRKAGRQRSYKDTIMVTTLAPCWYCSGLVVQFGIGAVVVGESRTFAGGIDWLRERGIEVFDLNSDACRLMLAEFITAHPELWHEDIGQP
- a CDS encoding ABC transporter ATP-binding protein, producing MLQIEGVSKQFSTRVLLTDASAHLRQGSRVGLVGPNGAGKTTLMRMILGEDSPDKGRIRKRPHLRVGYLAQELETLTGKTVLDAAHRGQYPEHEAKRILSGLGFGEADFSRPVEALSGGYRMRVALAHLLLANPDVLMLDEPTNHLDKPTQRWFEQFLLNSGMTLLVISHDTAFLDRIATHIWDLRDHVIQEYRGNYTRFLEQRAARDEQLEAAANRQSKEIARVQKFVDRFRYQANKASQVQSRIKQLEKVKRIELGRDAKRVRFKFPLPPASGRHVFDLRGVAKSYGATVVYGALDFSVERGQRVALVGENGAGKSTLLKMLAGVLPPDKGTRTVGHGATVHYFAQHQAETLNPEHTILESLSEVSTQAETNFLRGLAGAFLFSGQDQKKPIKSLSGGERNRVALARMLVEPANTLLLDEPTNHLDPASVDVLTDAMTDFPGTIVFISHDPTFLSRIATRVVEIEEGKARDYYGDYEYYLWKRAQELESIKESTADLSPTQKQAKASNKALPAPPPVAEKSKSGERRELTKSQARLEKQVARAEAEVAELEVRLKSREQELADPALYKEIARWNDLHQEQDRWKKDLERLTAKWSSLSDELEDVKKKLASV